Proteins co-encoded in one Nostoc sp. C052 genomic window:
- a CDS encoding IS1182 family transposase codes for MQPQSIDPIPEETVRVARAAFPKGNLYMTMRDEIGTLYNDQDFEDLFPTLGQPAFSPWRLALVCVMQYIEDMTDRQAADAVRSRIDWKYALSLELTDPGFDFSVLCEFRVRLISGSAEQKLLDILLKQFKEKGIIKDRGKQRTDSTHVLAAIRNLNRLESVAETLRAALNAVATVAPEWLRSWVPHDWFERYGRALEEYRLPKGVAARYKLAETIGNDGMRLLIAIYEQETTPQWLWQIPAIEILRQTWVHQYYIDYTNLKDDEPGKLCWRSATDLPPAGQHFDSPYDTDARYGNKRTTTWTGYKVHITETCDANDVHLITNVETTPAHLSDVDQTQPIHLSLEAKSLSPKEHIVDAGYVDSELLVKSKIDFDIELIGPVRPNVSWQAKTPGGYDLSKFTVDWSAKTVTCPQGQKSTTWTPSIDPWGNSGINVKFPAKTCRMCNFRHLCVKSKSESEPRKLRLRPQQEHQILQTIRKQQDTDEWKERYNTRAGVEGTLSQAINAFGLRQARYRNLPKVRLQHQITAIAINVVRMVSWLNGIPHAITRISRFAALAVT; via the coding sequence TGCGTGTGGCTCGTGCCGCTTTCCCAAAAGGCAATCTATACATGACCATGAGGGATGAAATCGGTACTCTCTACAACGACCAAGATTTTGAAGACCTGTTTCCAACACTTGGGCAACCCGCTTTTAGTCCTTGGCGGTTAGCTTTGGTCTGCGTGATGCAATATATTGAAGACATGACTGACAGACAAGCAGCAGATGCAGTTCGCAGTAGAATTGATTGGAAGTATGCACTTTCTCTAGAATTGACAGACCCAGGCTTTGATTTTAGTGTACTTTGCGAATTCAGAGTCCGCTTAATTTCTGGAAGTGCCGAACAAAAATTACTGGATATCTTGTTAAAACAATTTAAAGAAAAAGGAATTATCAAAGACAGAGGAAAACAACGTACCGATTCAACCCATGTACTAGCAGCAATTCGCAACTTGAATCGCCTGGAAAGCGTAGCTGAAACTTTGCGTGCAGCATTAAACGCAGTGGCAACAGTTGCCCCAGAATGGTTGCGCTCATGGGTTCCCCATGATTGGTTTGAACGTTACGGACGTGCGTTAGAAGAGTACCGTTTACCTAAAGGAGTTGCGGCTCGATATAAATTAGCTGAAACTATTGGTAATGATGGTATGCGGCTATTAATAGCCATATACGAACAAGAAACGACACCTCAATGGCTGTGGCAAATACCAGCAATAGAAATTCTCCGCCAAACTTGGGTGCATCAATACTATATAGATTATACAAATCTAAAAGACGATGAACCTGGTAAATTATGTTGGCGTAGCGCAACAGACTTACCTCCGGCAGGCCAGCATTTTGACTCTCCTTATGATACTGATGCCCGTTACGGTAACAAACGCACCACAACCTGGACTGGTTATAAGGTACACATTACGGAAACTTGTGATGCTAACGATGTGCATTTAATTACAAATGTGGAGACGACCCCAGCCCACCTGTCCGATGTAGACCAAACACAACCAATTCATTTATCTCTGGAAGCCAAAAGCTTATCTCCAAAAGAACATATTGTAGATGCAGGATACGTAGATAGTGAATTACTGGTAAAAAGTAAAATTGATTTTGATATAGAACTTATTGGCCCAGTACGCCCAAATGTTAGCTGGCAAGCGAAAACGCCTGGTGGGTATGACCTAAGCAAGTTTACAGTTGACTGGTCAGCAAAAACAGTTACGTGTCCTCAAGGACAAAAAAGCACAACTTGGACTCCTTCGATTGACCCTTGGGGGAATTCAGGAATTAATGTCAAATTTCCTGCCAAAACCTGCCGAATGTGTAATTTCAGACACTTATGTGTCAAGTCAAAAAGTGAAAGTGAGCCAAGAAAATTAAGATTGCGCCCACAACAAGAACACCAGATCCTTCAAACTATCCGCAAACAGCAGGATACTGATGAGTGGAAAGAGCGTTATAACACCCGTGCTGGTGTTGAAGGAACTTTATCACAAGCAATAAATGCTTTCGGTTTACGGCAAGCACGTTACCGCAATCTACCAAAAGTCCGGTTACAACACCAAATCACAGCTATTGCTATCAATGTTGTTCGCATGGTGTCTTGGTTAAATGGTATACCCCACGCTATAACCAGAATCTCGCGGTTTGCCGCACTCGCTGTCACATAA
- a CDS encoding IS630 family transposase, with protein sequence MINQYIEAAIAELQEFIDNRPDAREVRKALAVKLVYQGYKYEEIQTILDVSVGSITSWKNAYKEYGISGLRLNYQGRKSYLSDEQREEVLSWLQAKDIWELGELEYKLAFEYDVIYESKRSYYDLFDAAGISWKKTTALNPKADIEAVAAKKNSLVSLLASNREEIESGRLRVFLIDECHLLWGDLTGYVWGKTDQEIAVRVINERDKQTYYGAVDYLNGKLLLKAYNAGNSENTIDYLRYLLDQSPSQRLLLFWDGASYHRSHLVQNFLGEINQGLSPEQWKIHCVRFAPNCPSQNPIEDIWLQAKIWARRFCALIPSFSHLKWMFEWFIRHTTFDFATLQMYGVFSEIKY encoded by the coding sequence ATGATAAACCAGTATATAGAAGCAGCGATCGCAGAACTACAAGAATTTATAGATAATCGCCCAGATGCCCGTGAAGTTAGAAAAGCTTTAGCAGTTAAACTGGTTTATCAAGGCTACAAGTATGAGGAAATTCAAACAATTTTAGATGTGTCTGTTGGTTCGATAACAAGCTGGAAGAACGCCTATAAGGAATATGGAATTTCAGGACTACGCTTAAATTATCAAGGGAGAAAGAGTTACTTGAGCGATGAACAGAGGGAAGAAGTATTAAGTTGGTTGCAAGCTAAGGATATTTGGGAACTGGGTGAACTGGAGTACAAATTAGCATTTGAATATGATGTGATCTACGAATCCAAACGAAGCTATTACGATTTGTTTGACGCGGCAGGAATTAGTTGGAAGAAAACCACTGCCTTGAATCCAAAGGCGGACATTGAAGCTGTTGCCGCAAAAAAAAACAGTCTTGTTTCATTGTTGGCAAGCAACAGAGAGGAAATAGAATCAGGAAGACTAAGAGTATTCTTAATAGATGAGTGTCATCTACTCTGGGGAGACTTAACCGGATACGTTTGGGGAAAAACTGATCAAGAAATTGCAGTCAGAGTTATTAACGAACGAGATAAACAGACATACTATGGGGCAGTTGACTATCTCAATGGTAAGTTACTTCTGAAAGCTTACAATGCTGGTAATTCTGAAAATACGATTGATTATTTACGTTATTTATTAGACCAGTCTCCCAGCCAACGATTACTTCTTTTTTGGGATGGCGCTTCTTACCATCGTTCACATCTAGTTCAAAACTTTTTAGGCGAAATAAATCAAGGTTTATCTCCAGAGCAATGGAAAATTCACTGCGTCCGCTTTGCTCCTAATTGCCCATCACAAAATCCTATAGAAGATATTTGGTTACAAGCTAAAATATGGGCGCGGCGTTTCTGTGCTTTGATTCCTTCGTTCTCTCATCTGAAGTGGATGTTTGAGTG